The following nucleotide sequence is from Longimicrobiales bacterium.
TGTGCCGGTCTCTCCCCTCACCAAAACGGTCGCCCGATTCCGCGCCAAGACCCCGATCGTCTTGTAGATCTCGATCATGCTCGGATCGCGCCCGACGAGCTTGCCCTGCGGAAGCGCGCCTTCCCCGTCCGGATCGTCCATCTCGGGAGTGTCCGCGGCGAGGTCCTGCTCGCGGAAGCACCGCTCGGCGATGCCTTGCAGCGCCTTAGGGTCTACCGGCTTCACCAGGAAGTCGAACGCGCCCGACTTCATCGCAGATACTGCCGTCTCCATGTCGTCGTGTCCGGTCATCACGACCACATCGACACCTTCTGTGGCTGTCCGGACCTTGTCCAACAGTTCGAGCCCAGTCATGCCGGACATGCGCACATCCGTGATGATCAGGGTCGGGTCAAACGCCTTGAGACGCCCGAGGGCTTTTTCCGCGCTCTCGGCGGTCTCCACCTCGAAACCCGCATGCGTCAGCCTCGTCTTGTAGACCTCGAGGGCATCCGTGTCGTCGTCGACGACCAATATCCGTTGGCTCATGGTTTCTCATATACCCCGTGCGGGGGGTCTTCGGGTCCACCTTCGTCTTCCACACCCATCCAGTACGCGGGGCGATCCGGTGGCTCACCCGCTCTAAGGCGCGCCATGTGCTCTCTACCGCGGCCTCGCCGAATGCTCACTATGAAAAGCAAGACCAATGCCATCAAGCCCCAAAACACTGCCGAGTGACTCAAGACAAAGAGCCAGCCGTAGCGGCTCTTCACGTGTTTGGACCAATCCTCTTCAAAGCGGGCTGTTGTAACCCCGAACGTCTTCCGGAATGCGGACTCGAACGAACGGTCGGTCCGCCATCGTTCCACAAAAATCTCAAGGCCTCGTTCACCGCTGCCTTCGAGCAAGTAGGTGACCGCACTCGCCGACAGCAAGTATGCGATCTCCGCCTGAGCACGATTCGTCGGCCATCTCAAGGTGAGTGAGTCCATCGGGGGTGTCCGCCCCATTGCCATCAACACCCTCAGTTTCCATGCCTCACTCGCGTCAAACCCCACTGACGCCCACTGAGCATACCCTTCCGTAAACCAGCGCGGGGAGCGCATCCCGCCGATCGCGTCGCTCAGGCCCAGGTGAGCCCATTCGTGTCTGAGCGTGCGTCGGCCGTCAACATCCAAGATGCTCATGCCCTCACCGGTGGGCACCACCACTACACCGAGTGAAGGAATCGCCACCCCGGCTCGCCACTCGGGCACGGTCCCCCCGGTCAACTCATCGAACGCCGCGGGTGTGTGCGCCAAATAGGCACGCACCCCTCCAGGGACGGAATCCGGAAGCCCGGGGAGCGGTATCTGTTCATCGAGGAAGGACAGGACCGCAATCGCGACCAAGGAATCCTGCCTCGAGAAAAAGACCGAGGCGCGCTCACCGACCCGCTCGGAGTACACCTCGCCGTCGAGGCGTTCGGGAAAGATCTCCTGGGCGGAGGCCGGCCCAGTGGCCAGCGCAGCCGCCAGTGCCGAGAGGGTCAGAACACACCAGCGCGGCATCACTCTCCGGAGATCATATCCAAGTTGGAGCGAACCGCATCGTTGTGTGGGTTCAGGCCCAAGGCTCGCCGCCAAAGAAGCAGTGCCACGTCACGGTCGTTGGACTTGTATGCCATCGTGCCCAACCGCAGGTAGATGTCATCACCCAAACGGGGCGAGAGTTTCACCGCCTTTTCGTACTGAACACGGGCGCCCTCGTGATCTCCATGGGCGTAAGCTTGGTCACCCAGATTCTTGTGGGCTTGAGGCGGAACTGGAGCAACGGCGACCGCTCGCTTGTAGAGCGCCTCTGCGGCTTCTACTTCACCGCGCCGCTCGAGCACGGCGCCCGTGTTGACCAAGACGGGACCCGACTCGGGGTAGAGGCCCATTCCCTCTCTGCCCACCGCAACCGCATAGTCGGTGTCCCCTGCCACAGCAGAAGCTAGGATCGTGTATGCGTAATAGGCCGCGGACGGCTTCTTGATGGTCGGAGAGGTCCGGTACTGGCGCAGCGAGTCGAGCGACCGAGCGGCATCCCGTGCCTTCAGGAAGAGAATCCCCCGGGCCAAATGCAGTTCAGCGTCATCGGGCTTTGACAGGCTCGCCGTATCGAGAGCTTCGAGTGCTTCGGGATACCTTCCCAGAAGCTCGAGCGTGAGAGCCCGATTCCGCTGTACCGCATACCCCTCACGGTGCGACTCCGGCATGGATCCGAAGTGCTGAAGCGCTTCGTCGAGACGTCCAGCACGGAAGGCCATCAACCCAAGCATGAAGTTCGCTCGAGCCTGTTTAGGGTCGATCTCAAGTGCCTGTTCGAACTCCCGAGTGGCGTCCTCCATCATACCTGAACGATAGAACGCGACCCCGACGTTCAGGTGTTGCTGGAGCGATTCATCGCCCCCCGCCTCTGCTTCTGTGCTCCGTTCTCCGGCACGACTGACGAAGCCGGCCTGGATGAGCCCGTAAAAAGCCTTCCCGGTCTCGAACTCAACCAGTCCCGCCTCGTTCATGATCTCGTCGACGGTGCGGACACCATCAATGAACGGGAGGATCTTCTTCTGATCTTTGGTCAGCTCGACCTCTTCCTCGGAATCGTCCGGATGTCGATCGAATTGGAAGACGACCTCGAACGAGGGGATCTTCTTCTCGACCAAACTCCACTCGTCCACACGCCGAGCACCTTCCATAAGAAGTGCTTCCGGCGGGATGCTGACGAGAAAGACCCCGTCTTCGTCTGGCGCCTGGCCGGTGTCGAAGTGGAAGGAGCCCTGGTTCCAAGTGAAGAGGTTGTACACCGCCTCTTCGATCTGCGTTTGGATGTAGTGCTGCAGCTTCTCTTCGGTGATGCTCTCCTGCTCCACCAAGATCTCGCCCAAGCGCTTCCCCTTCTCGAGCGCCTGCTGCTCCATGGCCGCCGAGAGGTGCTTCCGCGTAATCACGTGGTTTCGGACCAGGAGTTCTCCCAGTCGATCCGGACGATTCAACACCGAAGCGTGAATCACCCGTCCCTTTCCGAAATAGATGTATCCAAAGTTGGAGCGGTCCGTCAGGCTAAGACACCCCGTCTTCATACCCATCCCGAGTAGCTGGCAAATATCGGCCAGGCTAACGTCTTGGAGCGCGCCTTCGATGGCCATTAGTCGAGTTCCTCGATCAATAGGTCATCGATCTTGGGCCACATCAGGACGACGTTCTCCGCGGAGGGGAACCACGCCCCACCCTTCGCAGGTGCGGACGTCGCGACGAGTTGGGCCACGGGACGTTCAGGCGCTGATGCCAGGGCGGCCGTCTCTTCCATCTGTGGAACGAACGAGCCCGTCACGTCCGGGGCTTGTTCCTCCACAAGAGCGAGATCTCCCTTCCCGTCTCCCGCATCGACCTCCAACACCAGACCGCCCTCGAACCGCGAGCGGAGCCGGTCGTCGATACCGCCAATACCACTAGGGGCTCGATCACCTGCCAGCATAATGCGAGCGCCTCGTCGCTTGAGCGCTTCGAAGAGATGGAAAAACTCGTCCTGGGCCCGCTCCGTCTCCGAAAGAGCCTCGACCCCGTGAACCAGGAGCAGATCAACCGTCCACCAGCGCTCTCGCCAGGCGCCGGCGACCCCCTCACCGAGGGCTCGAATGAAATCCTCGGCGAACTCCGCCACAGATGTGACCGCCATCTTGGCCTCTGGATGAGCTTCCTGATGCGTGCGACCCGAAGCGCCCAGGAGGGTCCGTCCGAGCTCCGCTTTTCCAGACCATACATAAATCGGGTTGTACTGGGGTTTCTCCTGGGCGACCAGCTGTTGTGCGGCCTTCACGGCCATCGCCGGGAAGTCGTCCAAGTCGCCCAAGAGCATGCCCGCACCAAGCTTCGGAAAGGGGCGCTGCCGCTCTCTGACCGATGTAAGCAGCGCTTCGGCTTTTTCAATCCGGTCAGGGTCCTTCAAGACTCCCTCAGCAGCCTCAGGCCAGGGGTTCCCCAGTCGGTCGAGTTCCTCGTCGATTTCTCGCAGACGCTGAACATCGGCCTTGTACGCCTCTACGATCGTTTCCCATCCATCCGGCTCTTCGCCGTCCTGATACCCATGAAGACGCTTGACCACGAAGCCCTCACGCTCGGCTCCGTCGATCGCCTCTCGCATCGCCTTTCGCCACGGCACTTCCTTCTCTTTAACCGTCACCGCAACGGTCTCCACAAGATCCTCGAAGAACGAGCCGAATTCACTGCCTAGGGACTCGACTGCAGGCGCCGAGCCACCTTTATCGCCCAACATCTGCGAGACTTCTTCGGCGGTGACCTGTCGCTCTTCCAACTCCTGAGTGGCGAACACCTTGTTGAGGGCGCCTCCCAACTCGCGGACATTCTTGAAGGGCGAGCGCGCCAACGACTCAGCCACCCCAGACTGAAGCGACTGGTCTCGTTCTTCAGCTTTCTTCCGGATGATCGCCACGCGGGTCTCGTACTCAGGAGCCCCGATATCCACGATCAGCCCCCCGGAGAACCGGGAGAGGAGGCGCGCGTCCAAACCGTTGATGTCTGCAGGAGGGCGATCACTTGCTAGGACAATTTGGCTTCCGGCCGTGGAGAGTTCATCCAGGGTGCGCAGAAGCATCTCCTGCGCCTCGGGCTGACCCGTCAAGAACTGCACGTCATCGAGAAGCAGAATTTCTAAATGGGAGAAGCGATCCCGGAATCCGTCGCGGTCGCCTGCTTCGAGCGCTGACGCGAGTTCTTCCAAGTACTTCTCCAGCGCCATGTACTCGACGCTGCCCTCGTTTCCGGCCTTTGGCGCCTGATGGGCAATGGCGGCCAGAATGTGTGACTTCCCCAATCCTGAGGCGGAGTATATGAACAACGGGTTGTAGCTCGTCCCAGGCGAATCGGCAGCACGACGCGCGGCGGCCGAGGCGAGCCTGCTGGCTGGCCCGACTACAAACGCGTCGAATGTCAGTTTCGGATCGAGGTCGGTCATAGCCACCGTTGCGATAGGCCTTCGTATGAAGGGGGCCGTAAGTATCGGGGAGACAGCCTACCAACAAAAGAGCCTTACTACAACGCTATTCGGCTTCTCCACGGGCCCAAGCCGCTGCCGCCGCCAAGTCGTCCGGCAGCGGCGCTTCAAAGTGCATGGGTTGACCCGTGACAGGGTGGTCGAAGGCGAGTTCTGCGGCGTGAAGGAACTGACGACCCACTTTCTTTGAGAGCTTCACAGCCCAGGACTGGGTCGGGCCACCCATGCCCCGCTCCCAACCCAGCCCATACACAGGATCACCCACAACCGGGTGTCCAATATGAGTCAGGTGTACACGGATCTGGTGCGTTCGCCCCGTTTTGAGAGCCACGGAGAGAAAATCGGCTCGTTCCCATCGTTCCGTGACTTTGGCCCGGGTCAACGCCGGACGCCCGTCCTCCGACACCGCCATCCGTTTTCGGTCCCTGGCGTCGCGTCCAATGGGCGCCTCGATGGTCAATAGAGGCTCCGACAGGTGCCCCCAAGCCGCGGCTTGGTACAAGCGCTTCACCTTCCGGAGCTTGAGCGCGTCCGAAAGCGTATGGTGCGCCACATCGTTTTTCGCCACTACGAGCAGTCCGGATGTTCCACGGTCCAGGCGGTGAACGATGCCTGGTCGGAGCCGCCCCCCAACACCTGAAAGATCGCGTACGTGATACATCAAGGCGTTCACCATGGTCCCCGAGCGATGCCCCGGTGCCGGGTGAACCACCATGCCGGCCGCCTTGTTCACCACGACAATCGCGTCGTCTTGGTACACGATCTCAAGCGGAAGATCTTCAGCCTCAATATCGACCGACTCGGGTGCCGGAACTGTGGCATGGATCACCATGCCCTCCGTCACCGGCTCGGATTTCTTGCCGGCCCGCCCGTCTACGGTCACGAGACCTTTCGCTAGAAATTTTTGCGCCTGTGTTCGTGAACAATCGAGGCGGTCCGCCAAGAAACTGTCTAGACGGTTCTCTTCGCCCGGCGCGACGACCAATTCATAATTGGAGGCATCCACGTTACTCATCCACTGAGAGTCCGATCGTGGCGGGCGTGCCGTCGATATCGACCTCGTTGACGTGGGTGAAGGTGTCGTCCTCCAAATCACCCTTCACGATCACACTCGTCGCTAAGGTCTCGCCCGCAATGAAATCGACGTGAGCGTTGGCGGCCGCCTGAACACTCTCTGGGCCGGCGAGCACAAGCGCCACACGGTCGGTGATCTCGAGCCCCGAGTCCTTCCGCAGGCGCTGAATGCGGTTGATCAATTCACGAGCCATACCTTCGGCCCTCAGCTCGTCGTCCAATTCCGGATCTAGGGCGACGGTACTCGCCCCTTCACCCTTTACGACGAGTTCTCCAGAGGCTTGCTGAATGATCTCAATGTCACCTTCCTCCAGAGGATGCGTCTCGCCGGCCAATTCGAACGTTACGCTTTTCCCGTCCCGGTAGGCCCCAAGGTCCTCCTGAGACAGCCCACGAATCGCCTCAGCGGCATCGTTGGTGCTCTTCCCGAAGCGTGGGCCCAATCCGCGGAAGTTCGGGCGGGCCACGAGAGTGACCAGACCTTCTGCCGTGGATAGGAAGCCAACTTCCTTCACGTTCAGTTCTTCGCGGACGATGTCGAGCAATTCGCCGGTCAACGTCCGTTCATGTGGCAACACGACCTGGATCCGCCGAAGGGGCTGGCGAACACGGATCTTTACGTCCTCGCGTGCTGCACGCCCGAGCGACACCACAGTGCGCGCAGCAGCCATGTCAGCCTCCATCTCAGCATCCGATGCGCCCGACGGCAACGGGTAACTCTGCAAATGAGCGCTTTCCCCCGACAACGCGCGATGGACCCAGTCCGCCGAGAACGGTACCAACGGCGCCGCCAGTAGCGATACCTGCTTCAACGCCTCCCACAGCGTGCGGAACGCAGCACGCATGTCCGCTTCGTCACTGTTCCCCCAGAAGCGCGGCCGGCTACGCCGCACATACCAATTCGACAGATCCTCGACTACGAAGTCACCCAACGCACGATAGGCCCTCGTGGGCTGATATGCATCCAATTCAGACCCCACCAGGGACACAACAGAGTCGAGACGTGACAAGAGCCATCGATCCAAGAACGGTCGGTCCTCGGGCTCCGGATCGGCGTCGGATGGTGCCCATGACTCCACGGACGCATAGAGCGCGAAGAACTTGTACGTGTTGAGGAGCGTGTCGAAGAACTTTCTCGCTGCCTCTTTCACACCATCCGAGTCATAACGCTTGGGCACCCACGGGTTCGACGACGTGATGAGGTACCACCGGAGCGCGTCTGACCCATGCTCTTCGATGGCGTCCCAAGGATTCACGATATTGCCCTTGGACTTGGACATCTTCTGTCCTTCCGCATCCAAGATCATGTCGTTCACAATCACATTCTTGAACGCAGGCCCTTTGCCGAGAAGCGTGGAGATCGCCATGAGCGAATAAAACCAGCCACGCGTCTGATCAAGACCCTCACAAATGAAGTCCGCGGGGAAATGACGTTCGAATTCGTCTTCGTTCTCGAACGGGTAGTGCCACTGCGCGAATGGCATCGCACCGGAGTCGAACCAGGCGTCGATAACCTCCGGGGTGCGGCGCATGGTGCCGTCACACTCGGAACAACCCCAGGTGATCTCATCGATGTACGGCTTATGTGGATCGAAGTCGTCGCCGAGTTCGCCTGCGGCGGCGGCCAGATCGGCACGAGAGCCGATCCAGTGCACGTGATCACGGTCGTTTTCGCATACCCAGACAGGGAGCGGAGTGCCCCAATACCGATCACGAGATAGCGCCCAGTCCACGTTCCCACGTAGCCACTCACCGAACCGATTCTCACCAACCTCAGGTGGATACCAAGACACCTGATCATTGTTGGCCAGGAGCTGGTCTTTGAGGCTGGACGTCCTAGCAAACCAAGAATCTCGAGCCACGTAAAGCAGCGGTGAACTGCACCGCCAACAGTGAGGATAGCTGTGCGTCAGACGTCCGATATCGAAGAGTCCGCCTCGGGTTCTGAGCTCTTCGACCAAAGCAGCATCAGCATCCTTCACGAACTGACCACCCACCAACCCCACGTCCGCCGTAAAACATCCTGCGTCGTCGATCGGGTTCAGCATCGGCAGGTCGTGCCGGAGTCCTGCTGCGTAATCGTCAGCACCAAACGCGGGTGCCATGTGCACGATGCCGGTACCGTCCCCGGAACTGACGAAGTCTTCGGCCACCACCGTCCAGCCATTCTGTGGATCTTCTGGCATCGCCACTAAGTCGAGCGGACGGGCGTACCGCATACCAACCAGGTCGGCTCCGCTCACAGTGGCAACCACCTCGTGGTCTTCCCCGAAGAGAGCCTCGGCACGATCCTGCGCCACGATGTAGCGACGGCCATCCTGGGCAACCTCGACGTAGGTCAAGTCCGGATGTACGGCCAACCCCGCGTTGGATGGGACGGTCCACGGGGTGGTCGTCCAAGCCAGAAACGCCCTTCCGTCTGGGTCGGGCACCCCGTTGTCATCGACGACCAACGCGACAAAGGTCAGCGATGGGTCCTCCACGTCTTTATAGCCCTGTGCTACCTCATGTGACGACAGCGTCGTCCCACACCGTGGGCAATACGGCACACTTTTGTGGCCTCGGTACAGCAGATCCTTTTCCGCGAAGGTCTTAAGAATCCACCACACGGACTCCACGTAGTCGGTGTGGAACGTCACGTAGGGGCGCCAGTACTCCAGCCAGTAAGCGATGCGCTCGCTCAGCTGCTCCCATTCTTCCTTGTACGTGAAGACGGAGTCTTTACAGACCTTGTTGAACTCGGCAACGCCCAAGGCCTCGATCTCCGGCTTTCCGCTGATGTCCAGCTTCTTCTCAGCCTCGATTTCTACCGGAAGCCCGTGCGTATCCCACCCGGCGATTCTGGTGATCGCGAACCCCTGCATCGCGCGGTGGCGACACATCATGTCCTTGATCGTCCGACTGATGATGTGGTGCAGACCGGGACGTCCGTTCGCCGTGGGGGGGCCCTCATAAAAGACGAATTGTTCGCCGTCCGAGTTGGCGTCGAGGGTTTGTTTGAACAAATCCTCCTCACGCCACTGATCAAGCATCTCGGTCTCGATATCGAGTCGGGTCTTCGGAAGTTCAGGATAGCTCATAACTCTTTCACGACCCCGGCAATAAGCCGGGTCAAATCAGGCTCGGATTGCATCGCCGTTGCGATGATCTTGGATAGGTCTACAGCTTCCAACGTGTCCGGAAAACACTCGTCGGTAATGATGCCGATGCCCAACACAGGCATCGCCATGTGTCGAGCGACGATCACCTCCGGAACCGTAGACATACCCACAACGTCCGCCCCTAGGCGGCGAAGCATCGTATACTCGGCACGTGTTTCAAGGGCGGGCCCGGTCCATGCCACATAAACACCACAGCGGAGCGTGATATCCAACTCCGCGGCAAAGTCCTTCGCCAGTCTCTGCAGCCCACGGTCGTACGGCTCTGACATGTCGGGAAATCGGGGGCCAAAGTCATCGGCATTGGGGCCAGACAGAGGGTTTCCACCAAGCAGGTTGATGTGGTCATCCAGTAGTACCAGGTCACCCGCCGCCCAATCGGGATTCATTCCGCCGCACGCGTTCGACACCACCAACGTCTCCGCTCCGAGTGCCTTCAGAACCCGAACGGGAAACGTGACCTCCTGCAACGAATAGCCCTCGTAGACGTGGAATCGACCCTGCATTGCTACAACAGGCGTGCCTCCTAAAAGGCCGAACACAAGCCTGCCGGAATGGGTCTCAACGGTCGGGACAGGAAAACCAGGGATCACGGAATAATTCACGGATGCGACCACCTCGATCTGATCCGCGAGCGCTCCGAGTCCAGTGCCAAGGATAATGCCCACACGCGGGGCAAAGTCCGTGTGGCTACGGATCACACCGATCGCCGCATCAACACGGCGCCTGAGGTCAGAACGCGCAGTCACGGCAGTGGACACAGGCGCCTGGAGTCGAGCTTCAGCGGTCCCCATCCGACTCGTCCGAGTCGAAGGGGGAAGCCAGAGTCTCGTCGTTCGAGTCGCTCTCCGAGAGGACCTCATCAAGCGTCGGCACGTCGGGGAGCGACGGGCTCGCGTCGAACAAAGACGAAACACGGCTCACCGCGGGGTCCTCCTCCGCGGCGTCTTCCACCAAGGCCGGATAGCTCGCGGGAGCGTCCTCATCGTTCGACTCAGCCGCCGCGTGGCCCACCTCCGCATCGTCCACGGACGCTCCCACGCGAACCTCGTCCTCTTCGCCGGACTCGACGGGTTCGTCACTGGACAAAGTTTCGGCCACTTCATCGACGGGCGCGTCGAGCGATGGGTCTTCCGTCCCTTCGTCGACGTCTGCCGAATCGTGATCTGCCCGACGTCCGTCGGGTTCCGCATCCCCGTCCTGCGACCCGTCAGACGCGGCTGTCTGGGTCCCTTCCCCATCCAGCGAGAGTGCCGGCCGGCTGAACCTCCCGCTCCCCAAGTCGAGATCAATGGGTCGATCCTCTAAAGAAGCTCCCTCCTCTTCGACCTCGACGACGTCCATTTCCCGCTCCAAGAGCTGCCTGAACCCCTTGAGAAAGCGAGTCCTGCGCCGCTCCATTTCTTCGAGTCCGTCCTGTCCGACCTGAAGTTTGCGCTCGGCATCGCGGAGCATCTTCCGCACCTTCGCCTCAGCTTCGGCCATCCGGCGTCGCGATTCGGTCTCGGCCTCGTGGAGAAGGTGGTCGGACTCCCGCTTCGCCTGGTCATGGATGTCCGCCCGCAGCTCCTGAGCGGTAACCAACGCTTCCTGCACGGCTTGTTCACGGCCCGTTTGCGACGTGACCTGCTGTTCGAGCACCGAAGACTTCTCTCGCAACCCGATATTCTCTCGCACGATCTGCTCCAGACGTTCGGCGGCGATCTCCAAGAAGACATCGACCTCTTGGGGGTCGTATCCCCTGAGGATCCTCTTGAAATCGCCACGCTTGTTACGAACGTCGAGCGGTGTCAGGTCGATCATGTCGAACTCCTGTTGAAGCCTTTGACGGCTACCTAGGACCGAACAGTGCCGTACCGATTCGAACCATCGTACTTCCTTCCCGAATGGCGATGTGTAAGTCGTTCGTCATACCCATCGATAACTCCGGGCCCACGTTATCGGAGTGCCCCGCCGCCACTTCGCGAATCTCGCGCAACCTGCGAAACGCATTCCCTAATACTCGTTCATCATCAACAAACGGGGCCATCGTCATGAGTCCGTCCACCCGGAGCCCCGGCGAATCTGCGAGCCGGACAACGTCCTCCACCGCCGATTCTACTGACAACCCACTCTTCGACGCCTCCCCGGACGTATTCACCTGGAGCAACACGCGACATTCCACGTCCATTTCAGAAGCTCGGCGCGCTACACTTTCAGCCAGCTTCGCCGAATCAATGGAGTGGATCAGGTCCGAAAGCTCCGCCGCCTTCGCAGTCTTACGACCCTGTATATGGCCAATCATATGCCACGTCACCCCATCCCTCCCGAACTCGGCCACCTTCGTGTCGAGCTCTTCTACTCGGTTTTCACCAAGGTCCCGTAAGCCAGCGTCCAACGCGGCTCGAACAGCCGCGAAAGGATGTGACTTCGTGACCGCGATCAGACGGACAACGCCAGCCTCACGATCAGCATCTAGCTCCGCACGCGCTATGCGCTCTCGCACGCGCGGCAGCGTCTCCACTAACCGCTCACTGTAGCCTGTCGTCATCGTCGCATCGTTCGTAACGATCGTGGTCTCGATTCAATAAGTCCTAAACATACGAAAGGGACCCCGCCGGAGCGCCGGCGGGGTCCCTTAATGGTTCCTCTCAGGCTCCGTTCTAGCGGACCTGGAAGGTAATCGGGAACGACACCCAGACCGGCACCTTCTTGTCACGGTTCAGCGCTGGCGAAAACTGGTAGGTCTCGGCAACGGACATGGCTGCGTCGTCGAGTGCCTGATGACCAGAACTTTGGTCGATCCGACGGTCCCCAACACGCCCTTCTTCATCAATGAAGAAGTACACGCGCACCGTGCCGCCGATTCCGGCGTCACGAAGAAGCGGCGGATACTCTCGCTCCATCGCACGCACTACGTCGTTCCTGTTCTGAATGGACGGAGCCACCGTGAACGGAGTGAACGTAGGCGCTGCCGAGAT
It contains:
- a CDS encoding DUF4388 domain-containing protein, which gives rise to MAIEGALQDVSLADICQLLGMGMKTGCLSLTDRSNFGYIYFGKGRVIHASVLNRPDRLGELLVRNHVITRKHLSAAMEQQALEKGKRLGEILVEQESITEEKLQHYIQTQIEEAVYNLFTWNQGSFHFDTGQAPDEDGVFLVSIPPEALLMEGARRVDEWSLVEKKIPSFEVVFQFDRHPDDSEEEVELTKDQKKILPFIDGVRTVDEIMNEAGLVEFETGKAFYGLIQAGFVSRAGERSTEAEAGGDESLQQHLNVGVAFYRSGMMEDATREFEQALEIDPKQARANFMLGLMAFRAGRLDEALQHFGSMPESHREGYAVQRNRALTLELLGRYPEALEALDTASLSKPDDAELHLARGILFLKARDAARSLDSLRQYRTSPTIKKPSAAYYAYTILASAVAGDTDYAVAVGREGMGLYPESGPVLVNTGAVLERRGEVEAAEALYKRAVAVAPVPPQAHKNLGDQAYAHGDHEGARVQYEKAVKLSPRLGDDIYLRLGTMAYKSNDRDVALLLWRRALGLNPHNDAVRSNLDMISGE
- a CDS encoding DnaA/Hda family protein; amino-acid sequence: MTDLDPKLTFDAFVVGPASRLASAAARRAADSPGTSYNPLFIYSASGLGKSHILAAIAHQAPKAGNEGSVEYMALEKYLEELASALEAGDRDGFRDRFSHLEILLLDDVQFLTGQPEAQEMLLRTLDELSTAGSQIVLASDRPPADINGLDARLLSRFSGGLIVDIGAPEYETRVAIIRKKAEERDQSLQSGVAESLARSPFKNVRELGGALNKVFATQELEERQVTAEEVSQMLGDKGGSAPAVESLGSEFGSFFEDLVETVAVTVKEKEVPWRKAMREAIDGAEREGFVVKRLHGYQDGEEPDGWETIVEAYKADVQRLREIDEELDRLGNPWPEAAEGVLKDPDRIEKAEALLTSVRERQRPFPKLGAGMLLGDLDDFPAMAVKAAQQLVAQEKPQYNPIYVWSGKAELGRTLLGASGRTHQEAHPEAKMAVTSVAEFAEDFIRALGEGVAGAWRERWWTVDLLLVHGVEALSETERAQDEFFHLFEALKRRGARIMLAGDRAPSGIGGIDDRLRSRFEGGLVLEVDAGDGKGDLALVEEQAPDVTGSFVPQMEETAALASAPERPVAQLVATSAPAKGGAWFPSAENVVLMWPKIDDLLIEELD
- a CDS encoding RluA family pseudouridine synthase translates to MDASNYELVVAPGEENRLDSFLADRLDCSRTQAQKFLAKGLVTVDGRAGKKSEPVTEGMVIHATVPAPESVDIEAEDLPLEIVYQDDAIVVVNKAAGMVVHPAPGHRSGTMVNALMYHVRDLSGVGGRLRPGIVHRLDRGTSGLLVVAKNDVAHHTLSDALKLRKVKRLYQAAAWGHLSEPLLTIEAPIGRDARDRKRMAVSEDGRPALTRAKVTERWERADFLSVALKTGRTHQIRVHLTHIGHPVVGDPVYGLGWERGMGGPTQSWAVKLSKKVGRQFLHAAELAFDHPVTGQPMHFEAPLPDDLAAAAAWARGEAE
- the ileS gene encoding isoleucine--tRNA ligase codes for the protein MSYPELPKTRLDIETEMLDQWREEDLFKQTLDANSDGEQFVFYEGPPTANGRPGLHHIISRTIKDMMCRHRAMQGFAITRIAGWDTHGLPVEIEAEKKLDISGKPEIEALGVAEFNKVCKDSVFTYKEEWEQLSERIAYWLEYWRPYVTFHTDYVESVWWILKTFAEKDLLYRGHKSVPYCPRCGTTLSSHEVAQGYKDVEDPSLTFVALVVDDNGVPDPDGRAFLAWTTTPWTVPSNAGLAVHPDLTYVEVAQDGRRYIVAQDRAEALFGEDHEVVATVSGADLVGMRYARPLDLVAMPEDPQNGWTVVAEDFVSSGDGTGIVHMAPAFGADDYAAGLRHDLPMLNPIDDAGCFTADVGLVGGQFVKDADAALVEELRTRGGLFDIGRLTHSYPHCWRCSSPLLYVARDSWFARTSSLKDQLLANNDQVSWYPPEVGENRFGEWLRGNVDWALSRDRYWGTPLPVWVCENDRDHVHWIGSRADLAAAAGELGDDFDPHKPYIDEITWGCSECDGTMRRTPEVIDAWFDSGAMPFAQWHYPFENEDEFERHFPADFICEGLDQTRGWFYSLMAISTLLGKGPAFKNVIVNDMILDAEGQKMSKSKGNIVNPWDAIEEHGSDALRWYLITSSNPWVPKRYDSDGVKEAARKFFDTLLNTYKFFALYASVESWAPSDADPEPEDRPFLDRWLLSRLDSVVSLVGSELDAYQPTRAYRALGDFVVEDLSNWYVRRSRPRFWGNSDEADMRAAFRTLWEALKQVSLLAAPLVPFSADWVHRALSGESAHLQSYPLPSGASDAEMEADMAAARTVVSLGRAAREDVKIRVRQPLRRIQVVLPHERTLTGELLDIVREELNVKEVGFLSTAEGLVTLVARPNFRGLGPRFGKSTNDAAEAIRGLSQEDLGAYRDGKSVTFELAGETHPLEEGDIEIIQQASGELVVKGEGASTVALDPELDDELRAEGMARELINRIQRLRKDSGLEITDRVALVLAGPESVQAAANAHVDFIAGETLATSVIVKGDLEDDTFTHVNEVDIDGTPATIGLSVDE
- a CDS encoding purine-nucleoside phosphorylase, whose product is MGTAEARLQAPVSTAVTARSDLRRRVDAAIGVIRSHTDFAPRVGIILGTGLGALADQIEVVASVNYSVIPGFPVPTVETHSGRLVFGLLGGTPVVAMQGRFHVYEGYSLQEVTFPVRVLKALGAETLVVSNACGGMNPDWAAGDLVLLDDHINLLGGNPLSGPNADDFGPRFPDMSEPYDRGLQRLAKDFAAELDITLRCGVYVAWTGPALETRAEYTMLRRLGADVVGMSTVPEVIVARHMAMPVLGIGIITDECFPDTLEAVDLSKIIATAMQSEPDLTRLIAGVVKEL
- a CDS encoding DivIVA domain-containing protein translates to MIDLTPLDVRNKRGDFKRILRGYDPQEVDVFLEIAAERLEQIVRENIGLREKSSVLEQQVTSQTGREQAVQEALVTAQELRADIHDQAKRESDHLLHEAETESRRRMAEAEAKVRKMLRDAERKLQVGQDGLEEMERRRTRFLKGFRQLLEREMDVVEVEEEGASLEDRPIDLDLGSGRFSRPALSLDGEGTQTAASDGSQDGDAEPDGRRADHDSADVDEGTEDPSLDAPVDEVAETLSSDEPVESGEEDEVRVGASVDDAEVGHAAAESNDEDAPASYPALVEDAAEEDPAVSRVSSLFDASPSLPDVPTLDEVLSESDSNDETLASPFDSDESDGDR
- a CDS encoding YggS family pyridoxal phosphate-dependent enzyme, translated to MTTGYSERLVETLPRVRERIARAELDADREAGVVRLIAVTKSHPFAAVRAALDAGLRDLGENRVEELDTKVAEFGRDGVTWHMIGHIQGRKTAKAAELSDLIHSIDSAKLAESVARRASEMDVECRVLLQVNTSGEASKSGLSVESAVEDVVRLADSPGLRVDGLMTMAPFVDDERVLGNAFRRLREIREVAAGHSDNVGPELSMGMTNDLHIAIREGSTMVRIGTALFGPR